In a genomic window of Anas acuta chromosome 9, bAnaAcu1.1, whole genome shotgun sequence:
- the LOC137861085 gene encoding guanylate cyclase soluble subunit beta-2-like isoform X4, producing the protein MYGFINTCLKSLVVEKYGEEVWEKLRLQAGVQDTFLTFEVYKDEITMQLVDKACKVLGVPADMVLREFGEYFFEFCKRSGYDHMLRTLGGNLYEFIENLDALHSYLSLSYQEMNAPSFRVEKNEDGSMHLHYYSDRRGLYHIVPGIIGAAALDFFNIEISMEIVNQTEEEERTGKKEHIVFLVTQNPVLPYKDRKKYSSSPPYLADSEKQSETQLNNEDPEKAKNTIRDRGNLVCPVKKSHWKTIRGIITLGRGKLLRGFDPVYPKSLWIDTKTFCNGLPFHMVFDKELRVKQAGVSIQKIVPGLQTMGICLDQYFSIVHPEVPFTISSIQKFINSQFVFQTRREMMPESWKQRPMLELRGQMIWMESLQCMLYLCSPLLRTLHELEERQMHIADIAPHDVTRDLILLNQQRLAEMELSNQLERKKEELRILSKHLEEEKKKTEALLYAMLPQHVANQLKEGKRVEAGEFKECTILFSDVVTFTNICAQCEPIQIVLMLNTMYLQFDRLTTVHDVYKVETIGDAYMVVGGVPVPVSTHAERVANFALGMVIAAKGVENPVSGNPIQIRVGIHTGPVLAGVVGEKMPRYCLFGDTVNIASRMESHGVPSKIHLSSSTYQCLKYKNFEMTERGEIEVKGKGKMHTYFLVRNKAATENEIMGRPGKDTDSGHESVQSFQEGRTETTPSSHQTVNQTQQERDQTTAIAMKYIDSPTDAQNSLKRRNQAKSADLTAWSITFPPPRQWQE; encoded by the exons ATG TATGGATTTATCAACACGTGCCTGAAGTCCTTGGTGGTTGAGAAGTATGGTGAAGAAGTATGGGAAAAATTAAG ACTCCAGGCCGGAGTTCAGGATACTTTCTTGACTTTTGAAGTTTACAAAGATGAGATCACAATGCAACTTGTTGACAAAGCCTGCAAAGTATTAG GTGTTCCTGCTGACATGGTTCTGAGAGAGTTTGGAGAATATTTCTTTGAATTCTGTAAACGATCAGGCTATGATCACATGCTGAGAACACTGGGTGGAAATCTATATGAGTTCATAGAGAACTTGGATGCATTACACAGCTACTTGTCCCTTTCTTACCAG gaGATGAATGCACCATCTTTTAGAGtagaaaagaatgaagatgGGTCAATGCATTTACATTACTATTCAGATAGAAGAGGTCTATACCATATTGTGCCAG GAATCATTGGTGCAGCAGCCCTggatttttttaacattgagATTTCAATGGAAATAGTCAAtcaaacagaagaagaagaaagaactgGGAAAAAAGAGCATATTGTTTTCCTTGTCACTCAAAACCCTGTACTTCCATACAAAGATAGAAAGAAATATTCTTCCTCACCTCCATATCTTGCTgactctgaaaaacaaagtgaaaccCAACTGAATAATGAg GACCCTGAAAAAGCCAAGAATACAATTAGAGACAGAGGAAACTTGGTTTGTCCTGTCAAGAAAAGTCACTGGAAAACAATAAGAGGAATAATCACGTTAGGAAGAG GTAAACTCCTGAGAGGATTTGACCCTGTTTATCCCAAGAGTCTCTGGATtgacacaaaaacattttgcaatggGCTTCCTTTTCATATGGTTTTTGACAAAGAG ctcaGAGTGAAGCAAGCTGGGGTGAGCATCCAAAAGATTGTACCTGGCCTTCAGACCATGGGCATCTGCTTGGATCAGTATTTCAGTATCGTTCACCCAGAAGTACCCTTCACCATCTCTAGCATTCAGAAATTTATCAACAGCCAATTTGTTTTCCAGACTAGGAGAGAGATGATGCCAGAGTCATGGAAACAACGGCCAATGCTAGAGCTTAGAG GCCAGATGATCTGGATGGAGTCCCTGCAGTGCATGCTCTATCTCTGCTCACCTTTGCTTCGCACTTTGCACGAGCTAGAGGAACGACAGATGCATATTGCAGACATTGCACCTCACGACGTGACCAGGGATTTGATTCTTCTCAATCAGCAGCGACTGGCAGAGATGGAGCTCTCTAACCAgctggagaggaagaaggaagaactgCGAATACTGTCAAAGCAcctggaagaagagaagaaaaagactgAGGCTCTGCTCTATGCCATGCTCCCTCAGCACGTGGCCAACCAGCTGAAAGAAGGGAAGCGAGTTGAGGCAG GAGAGTTCAAGGAGTGCACCATACTGTTCAGTGATGTTGTGACCTTTACCAACATTTGTGCCCAATGTGAGCCTATTCAGATAGTTCTCATGTTAAACACAATGTACCTGCAATTTGACAGACTGACCACAGTGCATGATGTGTACAAG GTGGAGACAATTGGAGATGCCTACATGGTCGTAGGTGGGGTTCCTGTGCCTGTATCCACTCACGCTGAGCGGGTTGCTAACTTTGCCTTGGGGATGGTAATAGCAGCTAAAGGAGTAGAGAACCCAGTTTCTGGAAATCCAATCCAA ATTAGAGTTGGGATCCATACAGGTCCTGTCTTGGCTGGAGTTGTTGGAGAAAAGATGCCTCGTTACTGCTTATTTGGAGATACTGTGAATATAGCTTCCCGGATGGAGAGTCACGGTGTCCCAAGTAAAATTCATCTAAGCTCCAGTACCTATCA ATGCCTAAAATACAAGAATTTTGAGATGactgaaagaggagaaataGAAGTGAAAGGCAAAGGGAAAATGCACACATATTTCCTCGTTAGAAATAAAGCTGCAACTGAGAATGAGATTATGGGGAGGCCAGGAAAAGACACAGATTCTGGCCATGAATCAGTTCAGTCCTTTCAAGAAGGCAGGACTGAAACAACACCAAGTTCTCATCAGACAG TTAATCAGACTCAGCAAGAGAGGGACCAGACCACAGCCATTGCAATGAAGTATATTGACAGTCCCACAGATGCACAAAACAGTctcaaaagaagaaatcaagCAAAAAGTGCAGATTTAACAG CCTGGAGCATCACATTTCCACCCCCACGTCAGTGGCAAGAGTGA
- the LOC137861085 gene encoding guanylate cyclase soluble subunit beta-2-like isoform X5 — MYGFINTCLKSLVVEKYGEEVWEKLRLQAGVQDTFLTFEVYKDEITMQLVDKACKVLGVPADMVLREFGEYFFEFCKRSGYDHMLRTLGGNLYEFIENLDALHSYLSLSYQEMNAPSFRVEKNEDGSMHLHYYSDRRGLYHIVPGIIGAAALDFFNIEISMEIVNQTEEEERTGKKEHIVFLVTQNPVLPYKDRKKYSSSPPYLADSEKQSETQLNNEDPEKAKNTIRDRGNLVCPVKKSHWKTIRGIITLGRGKLLRGFDPVYPKSLWIDTKTFCNGLPFHMVFDKELRVKQAGTRREMMPESWKQRPMLELRGQMIWMESLQCMLYLCSPLLRTLHELEERQMHIADIAPHDVTRDLILLNQQRLAEMELSNQLERKKEELRILSKHLEEEKKKTEALLYAMLPQHVANQLKEGKRVEAGEFKECTILFSDVVTFTNICAQCEPIQIVLMLNTMYLQFDRLTTVHDVYKVETIGDAYMVVGGVPVPVSTHAERVANFALGMVIAAKGVENPVSGNPIQIRVGIHTGPVLAGVVGEKMPRYCLFGDTVNIASRMESHGVPSKIHLSSSTYQCLKYKNFEMTERGEIEVKGKGKMHTYFLVRNKAATENEIMGRPGKDTDSGHESVQSFQEGRTETTPSSHQTVNQTQQERDQTTAIAMKYIDSPTDAQNSLKRRNQAKSADLTGKEPNQLPKSHRLEMFAPIFAIYSKFLTLYMKQHFSYDLLHFPVVGLILYIKYLMILFF; from the exons ATG TATGGATTTATCAACACGTGCCTGAAGTCCTTGGTGGTTGAGAAGTATGGTGAAGAAGTATGGGAAAAATTAAG ACTCCAGGCCGGAGTTCAGGATACTTTCTTGACTTTTGAAGTTTACAAAGATGAGATCACAATGCAACTTGTTGACAAAGCCTGCAAAGTATTAG GTGTTCCTGCTGACATGGTTCTGAGAGAGTTTGGAGAATATTTCTTTGAATTCTGTAAACGATCAGGCTATGATCACATGCTGAGAACACTGGGTGGAAATCTATATGAGTTCATAGAGAACTTGGATGCATTACACAGCTACTTGTCCCTTTCTTACCAG gaGATGAATGCACCATCTTTTAGAGtagaaaagaatgaagatgGGTCAATGCATTTACATTACTATTCAGATAGAAGAGGTCTATACCATATTGTGCCAG GAATCATTGGTGCAGCAGCCCTggatttttttaacattgagATTTCAATGGAAATAGTCAAtcaaacagaagaagaagaaagaactgGGAAAAAAGAGCATATTGTTTTCCTTGTCACTCAAAACCCTGTACTTCCATACAAAGATAGAAAGAAATATTCTTCCTCACCTCCATATCTTGCTgactctgaaaaacaaagtgaaaccCAACTGAATAATGAg GACCCTGAAAAAGCCAAGAATACAATTAGAGACAGAGGAAACTTGGTTTGTCCTGTCAAGAAAAGTCACTGGAAAACAATAAGAGGAATAATCACGTTAGGAAGAG GTAAACTCCTGAGAGGATTTGACCCTGTTTATCCCAAGAGTCTCTGGATtgacacaaaaacattttgcaatggGCTTCCTTTTCATATGGTTTTTGACAAAGAG ctcaGAGTGAAGCAAGCTGGG ACTAGGAGAGAGATGATGCCAGAGTCATGGAAACAACGGCCAATGCTAGAGCTTAGAG GCCAGATGATCTGGATGGAGTCCCTGCAGTGCATGCTCTATCTCTGCTCACCTTTGCTTCGCACTTTGCACGAGCTAGAGGAACGACAGATGCATATTGCAGACATTGCACCTCACGACGTGACCAGGGATTTGATTCTTCTCAATCAGCAGCGACTGGCAGAGATGGAGCTCTCTAACCAgctggagaggaagaaggaagaactgCGAATACTGTCAAAGCAcctggaagaagagaagaaaaagactgAGGCTCTGCTCTATGCCATGCTCCCTCAGCACGTGGCCAACCAGCTGAAAGAAGGGAAGCGAGTTGAGGCAG GAGAGTTCAAGGAGTGCACCATACTGTTCAGTGATGTTGTGACCTTTACCAACATTTGTGCCCAATGTGAGCCTATTCAGATAGTTCTCATGTTAAACACAATGTACCTGCAATTTGACAGACTGACCACAGTGCATGATGTGTACAAG GTGGAGACAATTGGAGATGCCTACATGGTCGTAGGTGGGGTTCCTGTGCCTGTATCCACTCACGCTGAGCGGGTTGCTAACTTTGCCTTGGGGATGGTAATAGCAGCTAAAGGAGTAGAGAACCCAGTTTCTGGAAATCCAATCCAA ATTAGAGTTGGGATCCATACAGGTCCTGTCTTGGCTGGAGTTGTTGGAGAAAAGATGCCTCGTTACTGCTTATTTGGAGATACTGTGAATATAGCTTCCCGGATGGAGAGTCACGGTGTCCCAAGTAAAATTCATCTAAGCTCCAGTACCTATCA ATGCCTAAAATACAAGAATTTTGAGATGactgaaagaggagaaataGAAGTGAAAGGCAAAGGGAAAATGCACACATATTTCCTCGTTAGAAATAAAGCTGCAACTGAGAATGAGATTATGGGGAGGCCAGGAAAAGACACAGATTCTGGCCATGAATCAGTTCAGTCCTTTCAAGAAGGCAGGACTGAAACAACACCAAGTTCTCATCAGACAG TTAATCAGACTCAGCAAGAGAGGGACCAGACCACAGCCATTGCAATGAAGTATATTGACAGTCCCACAGATGCACAAAACAGTctcaaaagaagaaatcaagCAAAAAGTGCAGATTTAACAG GGAAAGAGCCAAACCAGCTACCGAAGAGCCACAGATTAGAAATGTTCGCTCCAATTTTTGCAATCTACTCTAAGTTTCTTACTTTATAcatgaaacagcatttttcttatgATTTACTGCATTTTCCTGTTGTGGGACTGATTTTGTATATCAAGTACCtcatgattttgtttttttaa
- the LOC137861085 gene encoding guanylate cyclase soluble subunit beta-2-like isoform X2 — translation MYGFINTCLKSLVVEKYGEEVWEKLRLQAGVQDTFLTFEVYKDEITMQLVDKACKVLGVPADMVLREFGEYFFEFCKRSGYDHMLRTLGGNLYEFIENLDALHSYLSLSYQEMNAPSFRVEKNEDGSMHLHYYSDRRGLYHIVPGIIGAAALDFFNIEISMEIVNQTEEEERTGKKEHIVFLVTQNPVLPYKDRKKYSSSPPYLADSEKQSETQLNNEDPEKAKNTIRDRGNLVCPVKKSHWKTIRGIITLGRGKLLRGFDPVYPKSLWIDTKTFCNGLPFHMVFDKELRVKQAGVSIQKIVPGLQTMGICLDQYFSIVHPEVPFTISSIQKFINSQFVFQTRREMMPESWKQRPMLELRGQMIWMESLQCMLYLCSPLLRTLHELEERQMHIADIAPHDVTRDLILLNQQRLAEMELSNQLERKKEELRILSKHLEEEKKKTEALLYAMLPQHVANQLKEGKRVEAGEFKECTILFSDVVTFTNICAQCEPIQIVLMLNTMYLQFDRLTTVHDVYKVETIGDAYMVVGGVPVPVSTHAERVANFALGMVIAAKGVENPVSGNPIQIRVGIHTGPVLAGVVGEKMPRYCLFGDTVNIASRMESHGVPSKIHLSSSTYQCLKYKNFEMTERGEIEVKGKGKMHTYFLVRNKAATENEIMGRPGKDTDSGHESVQSFQEGRTETTPSSHQTVNQTQQERDQTTAIAMKYIDSPTDAQNSLKRRNQAKSADLTGKTYDSKSYGSLHGNQHSDDAPCHPNRERAKPATEEPQIRNVRSNFCNLL, via the exons ATG TATGGATTTATCAACACGTGCCTGAAGTCCTTGGTGGTTGAGAAGTATGGTGAAGAAGTATGGGAAAAATTAAG ACTCCAGGCCGGAGTTCAGGATACTTTCTTGACTTTTGAAGTTTACAAAGATGAGATCACAATGCAACTTGTTGACAAAGCCTGCAAAGTATTAG GTGTTCCTGCTGACATGGTTCTGAGAGAGTTTGGAGAATATTTCTTTGAATTCTGTAAACGATCAGGCTATGATCACATGCTGAGAACACTGGGTGGAAATCTATATGAGTTCATAGAGAACTTGGATGCATTACACAGCTACTTGTCCCTTTCTTACCAG gaGATGAATGCACCATCTTTTAGAGtagaaaagaatgaagatgGGTCAATGCATTTACATTACTATTCAGATAGAAGAGGTCTATACCATATTGTGCCAG GAATCATTGGTGCAGCAGCCCTggatttttttaacattgagATTTCAATGGAAATAGTCAAtcaaacagaagaagaagaaagaactgGGAAAAAAGAGCATATTGTTTTCCTTGTCACTCAAAACCCTGTACTTCCATACAAAGATAGAAAGAAATATTCTTCCTCACCTCCATATCTTGCTgactctgaaaaacaaagtgaaaccCAACTGAATAATGAg GACCCTGAAAAAGCCAAGAATACAATTAGAGACAGAGGAAACTTGGTTTGTCCTGTCAAGAAAAGTCACTGGAAAACAATAAGAGGAATAATCACGTTAGGAAGAG GTAAACTCCTGAGAGGATTTGACCCTGTTTATCCCAAGAGTCTCTGGATtgacacaaaaacattttgcaatggGCTTCCTTTTCATATGGTTTTTGACAAAGAG ctcaGAGTGAAGCAAGCTGGGGTGAGCATCCAAAAGATTGTACCTGGCCTTCAGACCATGGGCATCTGCTTGGATCAGTATTTCAGTATCGTTCACCCAGAAGTACCCTTCACCATCTCTAGCATTCAGAAATTTATCAACAGCCAATTTGTTTTCCAGACTAGGAGAGAGATGATGCCAGAGTCATGGAAACAACGGCCAATGCTAGAGCTTAGAG GCCAGATGATCTGGATGGAGTCCCTGCAGTGCATGCTCTATCTCTGCTCACCTTTGCTTCGCACTTTGCACGAGCTAGAGGAACGACAGATGCATATTGCAGACATTGCACCTCACGACGTGACCAGGGATTTGATTCTTCTCAATCAGCAGCGACTGGCAGAGATGGAGCTCTCTAACCAgctggagaggaagaaggaagaactgCGAATACTGTCAAAGCAcctggaagaagagaagaaaaagactgAGGCTCTGCTCTATGCCATGCTCCCTCAGCACGTGGCCAACCAGCTGAAAGAAGGGAAGCGAGTTGAGGCAG GAGAGTTCAAGGAGTGCACCATACTGTTCAGTGATGTTGTGACCTTTACCAACATTTGTGCCCAATGTGAGCCTATTCAGATAGTTCTCATGTTAAACACAATGTACCTGCAATTTGACAGACTGACCACAGTGCATGATGTGTACAAG GTGGAGACAATTGGAGATGCCTACATGGTCGTAGGTGGGGTTCCTGTGCCTGTATCCACTCACGCTGAGCGGGTTGCTAACTTTGCCTTGGGGATGGTAATAGCAGCTAAAGGAGTAGAGAACCCAGTTTCTGGAAATCCAATCCAA ATTAGAGTTGGGATCCATACAGGTCCTGTCTTGGCTGGAGTTGTTGGAGAAAAGATGCCTCGTTACTGCTTATTTGGAGATACTGTGAATATAGCTTCCCGGATGGAGAGTCACGGTGTCCCAAGTAAAATTCATCTAAGCTCCAGTACCTATCA ATGCCTAAAATACAAGAATTTTGAGATGactgaaagaggagaaataGAAGTGAAAGGCAAAGGGAAAATGCACACATATTTCCTCGTTAGAAATAAAGCTGCAACTGAGAATGAGATTATGGGGAGGCCAGGAAAAGACACAGATTCTGGCCATGAATCAGTTCAGTCCTTTCAAGAAGGCAGGACTGAAACAACACCAAGTTCTCATCAGACAG TTAATCAGACTCAGCAAGAGAGGGACCAGACCACAGCCATTGCAATGAAGTATATTGACAGTCCCACAGATGCACAAAACAGTctcaaaagaagaaatcaagCAAAAAGTGCAGATTTAACAG GCAAAACTTATGATTCAAAAAGCTATGGGAGTCTCCATGGCAACCAGCATTCAGATGATGCTCCTTGTCATCCAAACAGGGAAAGAGCCAAACCAGCTACCGAAGAGCCACAGATTAGAAATGTTCGCTCCAATTTTTGCAATCTACTCTAA
- the LOC137861085 gene encoding guanylate cyclase soluble subunit beta-2-like isoform X3 yields MYGFINTCLKSLVVEKYGEEVWEKLRLQAGVQDTFLTFEVYKDEITMQLVDKACKVLGVPADMVLREFGEYFFEFCKRSGYDHMLRTLGGNLYEFIENLDALHSYLSLSYQEMNAPSFRVEKNEDGSMHLHYYSDRRGLYHIVPGIIGAAALDFFNIEISMEIVNQTEEEERTGKKEHIVFLVTQNPVLPYKDRKKYSSSPPYLADSEKQSETQLNNEDPEKAKNTIRDRGNLVCPVKKSHWKTIRGIITLGRGKLLRGFDPVYPKSLWIDTKTFCNGLPFHMVFDKELRVKQAGVSIQKIVPGLQTMGICLDQYFSIVHPEVPFTISSIQKFINSQFVFQTRREMMPESWKQRPMLELRGQMIWMESLQCMLYLCSPLLRTLHELEERQMHIADIAPHDVTRDLILLNQQRLAEMELSNQLERKKEELRILSKHLEEEKKKTEALLYAMLPQHVANQLKEGKRVEAGEFKECTILFSDVVTFTNICAQCEPIQIVLMLNTMYLQFDRLTTVHDVYKVETIGDAYMVVGGVPVPVSTHAERVANFALGMVIAAKGVENPVSGNPIQIRVGIHTGPVLAGVVGEKMPRYCLFGDTVNIASRMESHGVPSKIHLSSSTYQCLKYKNFEMTERGEIEVKGKGKMHTYFLVRNKAATENEIMGRPGKDTDSGHESVQSFQEGRTETTPSSHQTVNQTQQERDQTTAIAMKYIDSPTDAQNSLKRRNQAKSADLTAIEKAVTHTTRNIPTQVSTCKKSNIP; encoded by the exons ATG TATGGATTTATCAACACGTGCCTGAAGTCCTTGGTGGTTGAGAAGTATGGTGAAGAAGTATGGGAAAAATTAAG ACTCCAGGCCGGAGTTCAGGATACTTTCTTGACTTTTGAAGTTTACAAAGATGAGATCACAATGCAACTTGTTGACAAAGCCTGCAAAGTATTAG GTGTTCCTGCTGACATGGTTCTGAGAGAGTTTGGAGAATATTTCTTTGAATTCTGTAAACGATCAGGCTATGATCACATGCTGAGAACACTGGGTGGAAATCTATATGAGTTCATAGAGAACTTGGATGCATTACACAGCTACTTGTCCCTTTCTTACCAG gaGATGAATGCACCATCTTTTAGAGtagaaaagaatgaagatgGGTCAATGCATTTACATTACTATTCAGATAGAAGAGGTCTATACCATATTGTGCCAG GAATCATTGGTGCAGCAGCCCTggatttttttaacattgagATTTCAATGGAAATAGTCAAtcaaacagaagaagaagaaagaactgGGAAAAAAGAGCATATTGTTTTCCTTGTCACTCAAAACCCTGTACTTCCATACAAAGATAGAAAGAAATATTCTTCCTCACCTCCATATCTTGCTgactctgaaaaacaaagtgaaaccCAACTGAATAATGAg GACCCTGAAAAAGCCAAGAATACAATTAGAGACAGAGGAAACTTGGTTTGTCCTGTCAAGAAAAGTCACTGGAAAACAATAAGAGGAATAATCACGTTAGGAAGAG GTAAACTCCTGAGAGGATTTGACCCTGTTTATCCCAAGAGTCTCTGGATtgacacaaaaacattttgcaatggGCTTCCTTTTCATATGGTTTTTGACAAAGAG ctcaGAGTGAAGCAAGCTGGGGTGAGCATCCAAAAGATTGTACCTGGCCTTCAGACCATGGGCATCTGCTTGGATCAGTATTTCAGTATCGTTCACCCAGAAGTACCCTTCACCATCTCTAGCATTCAGAAATTTATCAACAGCCAATTTGTTTTCCAGACTAGGAGAGAGATGATGCCAGAGTCATGGAAACAACGGCCAATGCTAGAGCTTAGAG GCCAGATGATCTGGATGGAGTCCCTGCAGTGCATGCTCTATCTCTGCTCACCTTTGCTTCGCACTTTGCACGAGCTAGAGGAACGACAGATGCATATTGCAGACATTGCACCTCACGACGTGACCAGGGATTTGATTCTTCTCAATCAGCAGCGACTGGCAGAGATGGAGCTCTCTAACCAgctggagaggaagaaggaagaactgCGAATACTGTCAAAGCAcctggaagaagagaagaaaaagactgAGGCTCTGCTCTATGCCATGCTCCCTCAGCACGTGGCCAACCAGCTGAAAGAAGGGAAGCGAGTTGAGGCAG GAGAGTTCAAGGAGTGCACCATACTGTTCAGTGATGTTGTGACCTTTACCAACATTTGTGCCCAATGTGAGCCTATTCAGATAGTTCTCATGTTAAACACAATGTACCTGCAATTTGACAGACTGACCACAGTGCATGATGTGTACAAG GTGGAGACAATTGGAGATGCCTACATGGTCGTAGGTGGGGTTCCTGTGCCTGTATCCACTCACGCTGAGCGGGTTGCTAACTTTGCCTTGGGGATGGTAATAGCAGCTAAAGGAGTAGAGAACCCAGTTTCTGGAAATCCAATCCAA ATTAGAGTTGGGATCCATACAGGTCCTGTCTTGGCTGGAGTTGTTGGAGAAAAGATGCCTCGTTACTGCTTATTTGGAGATACTGTGAATATAGCTTCCCGGATGGAGAGTCACGGTGTCCCAAGTAAAATTCATCTAAGCTCCAGTACCTATCA ATGCCTAAAATACAAGAATTTTGAGATGactgaaagaggagaaataGAAGTGAAAGGCAAAGGGAAAATGCACACATATTTCCTCGTTAGAAATAAAGCTGCAACTGAGAATGAGATTATGGGGAGGCCAGGAAAAGACACAGATTCTGGCCATGAATCAGTTCAGTCCTTTCAAGAAGGCAGGACTGAAACAACACCAAGTTCTCATCAGACAG TTAATCAGACTCAGCAAGAGAGGGACCAGACCACAGCCATTGCAATGAAGTATATTGACAGTCCCACAGATGCACAAAACAGTctcaaaagaagaaatcaagCAAAAAGTGCAGATTTAACAG CAATCGAGAAAGCGGTGACTCATACAACTAGAAATATTCCTACTCAAGTGAGCACTtgcaaaaaaagcaacattccCTGA